In Clupea harengus chromosome 23, Ch_v2.0.2, whole genome shotgun sequence, the sequence CACAAGTTGCTCGTTGTCTTCTTTCAGCAGTTCTAGCTCGACTTCGTGCTCCTGGTTCTCAGCGAACACCGCGTCCAAGTTTTCCAGGACGGCGACAACGAGAGGCATTAGTTCCTTCACAACGTCCTCATCGTACTTTCCTATCAGATGTTCGAATTCTCGATAGATTGAACTGGCCAGACCAGAGACCCGCTCGGACATCATAGCGGAGGAGCCAGAGTCATCCTGGTAAAGGGCTCCGTCTTCCAACTCCATATCTCCCCTTCACTCTGCCAGCTAGCTATGAAAATATAGCTAGCTGCGCTAGCTacttaagatagctagctagctcgccCGCTAACTTACACACCTTATGATTACTGGGCGAACAGCTTCGACATGAAACGCTTAAACGTGTGTACATCAACTTAGATATAAAGAATATAAAAAGTAACACAAAGTTTAAGAACTCGCAGTCTGTGCCGTGCAGGAACAGTTGCCTGGCACAGAGTAGTATTTCCTTTCCTATGCAACTCCAGTTGTTCCAAGTAGTCCCAACATAAGAGTTGTTGACTGAGCCGTCACATGGTGACGTCACACTCTAAAAGCGGGATGGGAGGGAACGAATGGAGCAAAATGTAATCCTCGATTATGTATCAAAAATCATCACGTGGTGTTTTATTCACTTTATGAAATTGTTTTAGGAATACATTGTATTTTTTAACAAGTTTTCCGAGAATAAAGCAAAGATACCCTATTTTAATGCAAGTTTTGATCCAGTAAGTTAGCTAGTTAATTCACTGAAATATTCATGTTAAAAAGTTTCTTGTCATTTAAGTTTATGACTGCCAATGAGCAGGATTTATAAATGCTAAATCCAGCTCTTGTTCTAAATACATATTCTGTAATAATTATAAGAACTAAGTACATGATAATCAGTCAATCTGACCTCACGTATTTCAGTCTGTTAATATCAAAACTGCCACTGTCTTGTTCACTTGCCAAACATCAGTACCACAAAATTCTTCAAACGTCAAGACCTATTTGTACTGCCAATAGTAGAAACCCTGTCACTGGGCACCTACAAAAGGACTGAAGCTAATGCCAACATTAAAATCCATTTCACGCAGTTAACCTACTTATTAAGGAGCAAATGACAGAGAAAGCGCTGACATGTCTGTTACTTGCTCCTCCTTAAAGAAGTACACAAAAGAGAGGGCTGAAGTGTTTTCTTTGATTCCAGTCTCTCTACAGTGGCCCAGAGAACCTATTGTTCCCAAAGCTGAGTTCTGATAAATGAAACTGACATGAAAAGACATCTTCCTCTCACAGCATTACTATTGACTGCATACCACAGCTGCATACCACAACACGTCGCCATATGACCTCACCACAAGACTAGTGCATAACAGGTGCTTCTGGCCAATGTTCCTTGCTACAGTACTAAAAGTCACAACCACTTGTTACTTTTTTAAACCAAATGATGAAGTCAGATGCCTGATGCCTCCACTGAACGTTTTGTGGAGTGCAACCCACAGCAGTCCCTGGGTCATTTTACAAATGCTAACACTATAGGGTTATATAAAAACAACAGGTATACATTTCCACAGTGTATTTAATGgttcaaaaataaatacaacattAAGGGCACAATATGTCAGCATACGGATGAGTTAATACACAAATGGCATGGTTATGGGCTGTCCTCTCGAAAGCACTGCACTGTTTTCATGCTAAATAAATGCTTCGATATCATGCACTCACTGCAGAGAAAACAAAGTTTGAAATGGAGTGACATTGCTCCTTCAGATCACAACGTGATTCCTGGTGACTTGTTTTTGACGTTTATGCATAGGCACTGATCACCCTGATTCTTTAAAAGTCCCAGACAAAGATCAAAACACAGACAATTAGGAGCTCTGAAGTGTTCCATTCACTTACAAGTTTCttccacactttttttttttcttgttgaaaCATTCCCCAAAACATCAAAAttgatgatatatatatatacgcacacTTCGTTTCCAGCAAAAACTGCAATTCTCTCTGAATCATTTACAATTCTATCCACTTACACTAAAATGTCCAAGGGatgaataaatcaataaataagcaCGCGACAGACATACagcgaaacaaaaaaaaacagcattgcaCAGCTCCCAGACATGTCCTTCTGAATGTACATCCGCTTATAAAGTTCGAGGTGGTGATTTGGCAGAGGGAAGCGGAGGCGTCTCATATGACGTTGAGGTGGCTGTTACTCATGGAGGAGGGGCAGAATGAGAACCCCCGCGCGCTTCCCAGACTCTGGAGCGCCCGCAGCACCGCGTCTGGCATGTGATCGACCAGCATCCGTGGGCTGATCAGGACACTTCGGAACGCCGCGTCGCTGGACGCCCATTCCGCCCGGTACCTCGGCTGCGAGAAGCAGGAtctgcgtggggggggggggagacgagACACGAAGAGAGGCACTTCAGTCAAACCTTTTGTCCAAAACCTGAGCACTGGTTCTCACTTAAACTATGAGCATCTGTCAATCCATACGGTATTTATGGCTTCATTTGTAGAACATGTTGTTCATGAATATGGGGTCAGTCAATATGCTTTTGGTGCATCAATGTGCCTGTGAGTGCAGTATTGTATGACTcacgtgcacatgcatgtgtgtgtgcgcatgtttgcATGAAATACATGTGCATGTGGCTCTACATGTGCTTGTCTAgatcaatctgtgtgtgtgtgtgtgtgtgtgtgtgtgtgtgtgtgtgtgtgtgtgtgtgtgtaacagtgtgtgtgtgtgtaagagtgtggcTGACCTGCGTGTGGGCCCTTCCTCAATGACGTGCAGGATCCGGCCGGGCAGGTAGAGGGGTAGGTGCGTGGTGTTGGTGGGCGAGTCGTCCGACGCCAGGCTCTGGTAAGAGGCGGAGCTGCGCACCAGGAGGCTCTCCTCGCCCAGCAGCGGAGCGTTCAGCTCCTCCTCGCGGTTCTCCAGCTCCGTGGGGAAGTCGTCCGGCTCGCCGCCAAACACCTCGTACCAGCAGCCGTGGAGCAGGATGCGGTACtgagagggaggatggatgggaatGTGTGGGAGGAAATACAGTAGATGAATACAGTAGATGTCAGGAAACAAGTCTTTTTTATAATATACTGAGCTATACTGCGTACTGCATTATGGCTGTTACACCTGGGGGTGGGGAAATAGGTTaaactttaaaaataaatgtaaaggAGTTTATATTTTCCTAATGGTAGGAGAAATATAAGTTTGTGAAAATCGAATTACCTTGGGTTTGTTGCAATTAGAGACCATTTTTAGTATCCTCTTCTTCAAGTCCTCCATGTTGGGCAAACTTAACCTATGAGACAGGACAGCAAGAGCAGACACAGATGGATGAAGCTCATAACAGACAGGCGACACCACCCACCACCGTGGATAATAGGACTAAGCCTGCAGAGGGCAGCCCTCATTACCTGACTTCAACATAATAGAGAAGTGCTATATATAGCTCCTCCATTACACCCACGGTTAAGAATAGCAGCTTCTGTTCAGTGCATTTAGCTTCCTTTTCAAATTTAAATCCCTCTCAGGGTCATTCTTCCACTGGAGTCCCCCCCGTCCTAATTCCACACCCCACTGATCTGCCCCTCCCATAGTAACGGTCCTTACCGAGGGACCAGATCCTTCCCCAGCACCACCGACACCACAAACTCCTTAGAGTAATCAGCCAGAGCTTTGCTgtaaaaagtgagagaaaaaatagaCCAGCAACTTTAATGTCATGAGCAAAACAGTTACCATAATTGTACCATCTCTTACTCTTATGactgattaaaataaaaaaatatataaaggtAGGACATATTTAACCACGTATACACTGGCGTATATAATTTTACCACAACAAAAAGCCTGAGCATAATAAATATTGATTGAGCCTGGCATGGTTTCCCCATTCAGCAACAAGTGTATAAAAGTCGCTTTAATTCCTCTTAGTAGCATTCTTCACAAACTTGAAGTGACACGTTACCTCATGAGGCCCCCTGGTGGTGAGAAGGCGTAGCACTGCAGTGTGGGATACATGTTGCGCAGTAGGACAGCCAGGATGGCGGCAGTGCCAGCACCCAGACTGTGACCTGTGATGACCAGCCTGTACTcctacaccagacacacacacacacacacacacacacacacacacacacacacacacacacacacacacacacacacacacacacacacacacacactctgagtgaCCATAACCAAACCACATCTCAGCTAAAAATATCACACTGCAAATAGACAACTACTACAATGCAAACAAATGTGAAGTAAATCAATTACAGACTACAAGTCAAAGCTCTTACTGGTGCAATAGAGAAGGCCTGCCTCAGAATCCCATCGTTGACAAGCTTCTTATAGATGTAGTGGGATGCCTGAGAAATTCCCTACAAGATGGACAAGACTTTCAACCTTACACATTTTCACACCAATGTCTTCCCAACAGATTTTCCTTATATAGGGTGCAAATTCACAGATTATCTTTGTGTAGTGTGGTCAAACACAGAGTGTTTACCATGTTTCAAAGACACCCACCTTGTGTGCATAACTAGCTCCTGAGACACCCTCGATAGGAAGGTTCTCACATACCGCTGAGAGGTCAGTCAACACATCCTGCACACAAGAATTTgagtaaaaaaataataataaatgaggTAAAAACCAAAAAGAGTAGTGTTTTTACAAATAATTCAACACTGACAGGCCATGCGACTGAACTTACTTTTAGTGACAGCGTTCCCCTCACAGCCACCAAAATGGATTCCTTTTTGTGATCAAGAGCAACAAAGAAAGGGATCTCGTAGATCTGTAAAACAGCACGGCACATTCTCTTCAAAAACAATGCCTCCTTACAACAACAGACAATAGTtactgaacaaaacacacatgcaaattcaATTATATTTCTGGAGAGTCAAGACCGGGTATGTTGTTGTGGTAAGATCAATAAGGGCAAGGGGCTTCAGTGCTACTGCTGAAAGAACAGCTGTATTGTtggtccttgtgtgtgtctgcatgtgtgtgtggattaagCTGTTGCCTGTGCAGGAAAGCAGAAGACTCGTCAATCGGTGAGTGACCTGGTTGTGGAAGCTGACGTGGATGAAGTCTCTGTACTGCAGGCCCGTGGACTGGAGGATCGAGGTGAAGTGGCAGCCCAGGTTGTCGCCCCCGACGATGTCATACTGAGTGCTGCGGCTCCGACAGCTGAAACACAACACCGGCCCATCCTCACTCAGCAGAACCATACAGGAAGCTGTGCTGTTACTGAGTGTCACTGCATAGGATGCTGCGTGAGCATGTTGGCTGGTCGCCACTGTTTCTTATCATGAAACTCGCCAATACATGGCAGTAAACATTTGTAAGGGTGGCACGcatctatatattatatatacatatacacatacacataattgAATGGCAATTCACTCTCACTAGAATACAGTGGATTTGTCCAAGTCGAAGAGACTAAAAGGTGAATATCACAGGCAACAAcggaggaaagtgtgtgtgtgtgtgtgtgtgtgtgtgtgtgtgtatatacagtatatacacacacacacacacacacacacacacacacacacacacgagtcagtCAGTAAAATGAACGACCCTCAACTTCAGTAAGGCTTTCAGCAAAGAGTGGAATCCATCTGCTACCTTTTTGAACTTCTGCATCGTTGCACTTATAATATTGTCTCAAACAGGTGGTACACAATGCAAAACATGTATTAGTTAGTTTGGTGCTGTGGCTGACTTACCAGTCTCCACTGAGTTTGCAGAGGCCAGTTAGCGGGTTGGAGTAGACATACATGGGCCACCCATATGCAGCCGCAGCAAACTGCATGCAGTGAGTGGCTCTTTCCAGCTCGATCTCTAGATCTTCCCTCTGAGAGAGTACAGAGAGCAATACAGAGACCATTTTGTGACTTTTATGGGCAAAGTAAACATGCTCTCAGACGTCAAAGAGGAGGGTCAGCAGTGCCGACGGCCCATTCAACGGCTGCCTAAATTGGGTCAGTGATCTCACAAATCACAGCAAATTCAATCAAAGGAATGTTTTCTGGAACATTCCAGGCACTTTGATATCAGTCTTTTTGCCCTCAGCTGCCCTGTGTGGACAGCACccacttcacacaaacactggcattATACATAGCATCACAGTCGTAACAAATACTCATAGCCAAATAGTAAGTTCAGTCTTCTTTCTAAAGAACTAAAGGACTCAACCATAAATGCTACTTAATAGGGGTTTGCACAAAGAATCAATAGACAGTtttatacatataaaaaaaaaatatatatatatatatatatatatatatatatattcttagATACTAAGTGAATATACTCACTATTGGAGAGGAGGGGCTGTGAGACACCACATCATCCGGGTCCCTGCACTGCTCCATCTTATCCTGCTCCTGGTGCAGCAGGGCCAGTCCCGCAGCGATGTCACTGGCCACCAGGTCTGTGTCCTGCAGAGACGTTCAGAAACATTACAGACAccacagaatcagaatcacgtttattggccaaatatgtttacacaaacaaggaatttgactccg encodes:
- the daglb gene encoding diacylglycerol lipase-beta; protein product: MPGMVAFGRRWGIASDDLVFPGAFELFIRVIWWIGSLVLYSIHKGHFDCDGGTVLHSYLVVLLVLLAVIIFSLCAIVYVSAQGTIMNPGPRRSMTALVYFRALLYIPEFIWACLGAIWVNDDSGGCDPAAVGGVIGAVISSWILIFFTVVGVLVVFDPLGSQRRTALAEQQGLRDLESSEGAQFLSTARSLAVRVWESRLRLLCCCLPQDDSHRAAFSGIAQLVSGFFSDTDLVASDIAAGLALLHQEQDKMEQCRDPDDVVSHSPSSPIREDLEIELERATHCMQFAAAAYGWPMYVYSNPLTGLCKLSGDCCRSRSTQYDIVGGDNLGCHFTSILQSTGLQYRDFIHVSFHNQIYEIPFFVALDHKKESILVAVRGTLSLKDVLTDLSAVCENLPIEGVSGASYAHKGISQASHYIYKKLVNDGILRQAFSIAPEYRLVITGHSLGAGTAAILAVLLRNMYPTLQCYAFSPPGGLMSKALADYSKEFVVSVVLGKDLVPRLSLPNMEDLKKRILKMVSNCNKPKYRILLHGCWYEVFGGEPDDFPTELENREEELNAPLLGEESLLVRSSASYQSLASDDSPTNTTHLPLYLPGRILHVIEEGPTRRSCFSQPRYRAEWASSDAAFRSVLISPRMLVDHMPDAVLRALQSLGSARGFSFCPSSMSNSHLNVI